One window from the genome of Candidatus Poribacteria bacterium encodes:
- a CDS encoding class I SAM-dependent methyltransferase — protein MKVKVKIPSSEEESWNIVWKWSWFTRELWESEYWNEIRKGLKPLFSLLTLLKVKSVLDCSCGLGFKTVLIAEKGYEVEGSDGSAIAVRYAPQLAKERGVNIRFFHSRWEELGLKCGRTYDCVFSDYFDEIETYETLKASAAGIYSVLNYDGKFIFGSLNPELTTRSGLKNLIEREWENREKLVILPPYEKDGMRVTSIEVAEKTAEGILEKRIYLIEKQGIMRAEIAFIMNPRIKWTFQDYVKILKEVGFKKVECIGKGGDIFNIATK, from the coding sequence ATGAAGGTGAAAGTTAAAATTCCTTCAAGTGAAGAGGAGTCCTGGAATATCGTTTGGAAGTGGTCCTGGTTTACAAGAGAGTTATGGGAATCGGAATATTGGAATGAGATACGAAAAGGTTTGAAACCGTTATTTTCACTGCTCACCCTGTTAAAAGTTAAATCCGTGTTAGATTGCTCATGTGGGCTTGGGTTTAAGACGGTGCTTATCGCCGAAAAGGGATATGAAGTTGAAGGCTCCGACGGCAGCGCGATTGCCGTTAGATATGCCCCGCAGCTTGCAAAAGAAAGAGGTGTTAACATTCGGTTCTTTCACTCCCGCTGGGAGGAGTTGGGACTTAAATGTGGCCGCACCTATGATTGTGTGTTTAGCGATTATTTCGACGAGATAGAAACCTATGAGACTCTAAAAGCCTCAGCTGCAGGTATTTATTCCGTTCTTAATTATGATGGTAAATTCATATTCGGTAGTCTTAATCCCGAATTGACGACAAGATCGGGTTTAAAGAATCTAATCGAAAGGGAGTGGGAAAATCGGGAGAAATTGGTAATCCTTCCCCCCTATGAAAAGGATGGTATGAGGGTGACAAGCATTGAAGTTGCTGAAAAGACCGCCGAAGGTATCCTTGAAAAACGCATCTACCTTATTGAAAAACAAGGTATTATGAGGGCGGAAATAGCTTTTATAATGAATCCCAGAATCAAATGGACATTTCAGGACTATGTTAAAATATTGAAGGAAGTAGGGTTCAAAAAGGTTGAATGTATTGGGAAAGGGGGAGATATATTTAATATAGCTACAAAATGA